The stretch of DNA CGGAACCGGCGGACCCCGCGCCCGCGCAGGGCAGGCGTGCGGCGTCGCGCCGCTGGGTCTACCGCCCCGGCCGCCGGGACTTCGGCGACGATCCGCAATTCACCCCGCCCGCGGTGGACCTGCGACCCGGCGACGTCCCGTGGTGGCACGAGGTGGATCCGGCCGAGCGGGTGCGCTACGTACCGGTCACCGCGCCGGACCGCACCGCGACGATGGCGTTGGCGGGCGGCTGGGTCCTGCTGGCGTTGGCCGGGCTGCTGGTCGGGCTTTCCGGCGTGGTGCTGGCGCTGTGGTTGTCGGTGCTGGTGGCGACCGGTGTCGTCGTGCTGGTGCTGCTGCGGCGGTTGTTGGAGTCGCGGCGCACGGACAGGCTGTTCGACGCCGATTTCTGCGGGGTGGTCTTCGGCGGCACGGCCGAGGAAGAGGTCGCCGCGGACGAGGCGGTCAAGCGCCACTCGGCGGAGCTGTTCGCCGATCACCTGACCCGGCTGCCCGGCGCGCGGATCTTCCACGGACTGGCCTGGCCGGGCTCGGTGTTCGCGGACGTCGATCACGCTGTGCTGTGCGGGCGGCGGCTCGTGCTGGTGGACTCCAAGCGCTGGCTGCCCGGCCATTACGAGGTCGACGACGACGGCACCGTCTACCGCAACGGCCACTTGTTCCGCGGCGGCACCACCCGCCTCGCCGAGGGCGTCGCGGCGTTCGAGGCGCTGCTGCCGGAGGTCGAGGTCCGCGGGGTGCTGCTGCTGTACCCGAACCGCGCGGGCGAGATCACCATCGGCGACCCGGACGCGGACGCGGTGCTGGAGACATCCACTCCGGAGGACTTCGTCTGCGACCTCGGCGAGTGGCTGGCCGACGACCCGGCGACGGTGGACCGCGAGGCGTTCTCGACGTTGCTCGCGCAGGTCGTCACGCACTGAGCCCGCACTGTTCACCATCGTGTGAGTCCGGGTTCGTTGCCCGAGGTGGCCGGGTACCAGGAACGTGGGTTCCCGACATTTCGCCAGTCCGGGAGGTCAGCGCGCGATGGTCAGCCCCCAGTTCTCCGCCACCGGCGGCAGTTCCGATGAGCCCGCTCGTACCGCGGATCCGGCACGCACCGAGACCGCTGCTGCCACTGCGGACGCAACACTCACCGAGGACGCAACACTCACCGAAGACGCAGCACTCACCGAGGAAGCAGGAGCCCGCCGCCGTCCTCCGCTGATGTCCGGCCAGCGGTCCTCGGCCGCGCACTTCGCGGTCTACATCTTCGTCCTGGTGCCGTTCCTGGCGCTGCTGGCGGCGGTGCCGCTGCTGTGGGGCTGGGGCCTGACGTGGTGGGACCTGGGACTGGCCGGCGGGTTCTACGTGATCACGATCCTCGGCGTGACGGTCGGTTTCCACCGCTACTTCACGCACGGCGCGTTCCGCGCCAAGCGCTGGCTGCGCATCGCGCTGGCCGTGGCGGGCAGCATGTCGGTGCAGGGCCCGGTGATGCACTGGGTCGCCGATCACCGCAGGCACCACGCGTTCTCCGACCGCGAGGGCGATCCGCACTCGCCCTGGGCGTTCGGCACCTCGCCGGTCGCGCTGGCGCGGGGGTTCTGGCACGCGCACATGGGGTGGCTGTTCGAGCGGGACCTCACCAACCGGGAACGGTTCGCCCCGGACTTGATGAACGACCGCGACATCCGCCTGGTGCACCGCCTGTTCGGGCCGCTGACGCTGGCCACGCTGCTGCTTCCGGCGGTGATCGGTGGCGTGGTGACCGGCAGCTGGTGGGGCGCGTGGACGGCGTTCTTCTGGGCCGGGCTGGTGCGGGTGGCGTTCCTGCACCACGTGACGTGGTCGGTGAACTCGATCTGCCACATCATCGGCGAGCGGCCGTTCCGCAGCCGGGACAAGGCGGCGAACTTCTGGCCGCTGGCGCTGCTGAGCATGGGTGAGTCCTGGCACAACCTGCACCACGCGGACCCGACCTGCGCCCGGCACGGGGTGCGGCGCGGGCAGCTGGACATCTCCGCGCGGGTGATCTGGTTGTTCGAGAAGCTGGGCTGGGCAAGCCACGTCAAGTGGCCGACGCCGCGCCGGGTGGCCCGGCTGCGCCGGGGCGCGGCGGACTGATCGAATCCCGGTTCCGCCGGTTGGGATTGCGTTCCCGGCGGTTGACACCTTTTCCGGGCCGGTGTTGCGATGCTCGACGTGCTACCCGCCCTGTTCACCAGACGACGCCACGTGGATCTGCTGCGCGTGGCGACGCAGGGCTGTCGCTGCCGGGACTGAGAGCGGCGCCCGCGCGCAGTTCTCTCCTTTGTGGACAGTCATTCGACCGCCGGTGCGCGCCCACCCCACCGGCCGTTCCTGGTGAGGAGAACCCGTGTCCACCGTCCTGGTCATCTCCGGCAGCCCGTCGAAGACCTCGAAGACCGAACGAGTAGCCGACCACCTCGCCCGCCGCCTCACCGCCGAGGGCCGCCCGGCGCAGCACCTGCGGCTGCGCACGCTGCCCGCCGAAGCGCTGCTGAGCGCCGACACCTCGGACCCGGAGATCGCCGAAGCCGTCGAGCAGCTGCGCCGCGCCGACGGCGTCGTGCTCGCCACCCCGACCTACAAGGCCGCGTACTCCGGGCTGCTGAAGGTCTTCCTGGACCTGCTGCCGCAGTTCGGCTTCGGCGGCAAGGCGGTGCTGCCGCTGGCCACCGGCGGCAGCGTGGCGCACGTGCTGGCGCTGGACTACGCGCTGCGCCCGGTGGTGAGTTCGCTCGGCGCGCGGCACGTGGTGCAGAGCTTCTTCCTGATCGACAAGCACCTGACCGTGACCGGCGACGACCTCACCATCCACGAGGAAAGCGCGGGCCCGCTCGACGACGTGCTGGAGCAGTTCCACAAGGCCCTCGACGGCGTCCCGCACGACAGCGTGCTCGGGCGCTCGGCGTGATCGGCGGTGCCGAGCTCGACCGATCCAGCTGAGCGAACAGACCGCTCACCCGGTGCTGCGCCCGCGCGATGAGCCGCACCGGCCGAGCCCCGTCCGGACGACGCGGCCCCACCACTTCTCGGGAGAAAGCCTGATGTCACTCACCTTCCACTGGTTCCTGCCCACCTACGGCGACAGCCGCTACCTGGTCGGCGGCGGGCACGGCGTGGCCACGCACACCGCCGCCGGATCGCGCCCGGCCACGCTGGGCTACCTCGGCCAGATCGCGCGCAGCGCCGAGCAGCTGGGCTTCGAGGGGGCGTTGACGCCGACCGGCGCGTGGTGCGAGGACGCTTGGCTGACCACCGCGATGCTCGCGGAGGTGACCGAGCGGTTGAAGTTCCTGGTCGCGTTCCGCCCCGGGCTGCTCTCGCCGACGCTGGGCGCGCAGATGGCCGCGACGTACCAGCGCCACTCCGGCAAGCGCCTGCTGCTCAACGTCGTCACCGGCGGCGAAAGCCACGAGCAGCGCGCCTACGGCGACTTCCTGGACAAGGAGGGCCGCTACCAGCGCTGCGACGAGTTCTTGGAGGTCGTGCACCGGTTGTGGCGCGGTGAGCGGGTCGACTTCAGCGGTGCGCACGTGCACGTCGAAGGCGCCGAACTGACCCGGACCCCGGACCCGGTGCCGGATGTCTACTTCGGCGGTTCGTCCGCTGCGGCCGGAACGGTCGCGTCCAAGCACAGCGACGTCTACCTGACCTGGGGCGAGCCGCCCGCGAAGGTTTCCGAGAAGATCGAGTGGATCCGCGGGCTCTCGGCTGCGCAAGGGCGCAAACCGCGGTTCGGCATCCGGCTGCACGTGATCAGCCGGGACACCTCCGAGCAGGCTTGGGCCGAGGCCGAGCGGCTGGTCGGCGCGCTGGACCGGGACACGATCAACAAGGTGCAGGCGGGGCTCAACCGCAGCGAGTCCGAGGGCCAGCGCCGGATGCTGGACCTGCACGGCGGCTCCGCCTCGGATCTGGAGATCTACCCGAACCTGTGGGCCGGGGTCGGGCTGGTGCGCGGCGGCGCGGGCACCGCGCTGGTCGGCAGCCACGCCGAGGTCGCCGAACGGATCGAGGAGTTCCACGCACTGGGCCTGGACGAGTTCATCCTCTCCGGTCATCCGCACCTGGAGGAGGCGTACTGGTTCGGCGAGGGCGTGCTGCCGATCCTGCAGCGCAAGGGCCTGTGGCAGCACCCGGCGGGAGTCTCCGGCGAAACCGCCGGTCAGAGCATCCCGTTCGCCGGATCGCCGGAACCCGCGCCCGCTTCCTGATCCGGAACTCCTGGTGCGTCGGCTGAACCGCAAGAGGTTCAGCTCGTCTCGAGCACGGGACTCCTGGCGGTAGGCCGCCTGATCACTCATCCGAGTGGAGCGCGGGTCGATCGGCCCGAGCCGGTGCGCGGATCTTGTAGCGTCCGCCTCCGATCTCGGCAAACCCGGCGGCCCGCACCCGCCCACTCGATGGAGTCGACGTGACCTATTACGCCCCGACCAGCATCCGCCAGGTCATCGAGACCGTGCAGCAAAGCGATCCCGGGCAGCGGCGCAGATTGCAGCAGGAGTGGCACGAGCTCGCCGAGGCGCTCGCGGTGATGCTCACCGCGCACCACCTCAGCGTTCCGCACGAGTGGAAGGAAGTTCCGCAGTGCGCCGATTCGTGATCCTCTCCGCGCTCGGGTCCGCCGCCGCGCTCGGCTACGCCGGAGTGCGGCGGCTCGGCCGCTGGCTGGACGCGCCGATCGCACCCGAGCCCGCCGTCAACGAGCCGGGCTCCGGCGCCCGCGAGCGGCGAGCGCCGGAGCAGCGCGTCATCCGGTGATCGACTGCACGGTCGGCAGGTAGCCCTCGGCGTGGCCGGCCACGTTGGGGTGGAAGGATTCCGTCAGCGGACTGCTCGGCCCGTTGATCCACTCGGAGCCGCCGCACACCCCGTGCCCGGCGAAGTTCTCCCGCGGGTCGGCGTAGCTGAACCCGGCGGACTCCGCCTGCGCCGAGATCACTTCGGCCAGCACGTCCGACCCGGCGTTGATGCTCTTGCGCTTGGCTTCGGTGTAGCCGGGGATGTCGCAGTCGCCGAGCTCGTTGACGTGCGGATAGCCAACGACCACGACTTCCGCGTTCGGGGCGGCCGCGCGGATGTTGTCGTAGGTGGTCTTGAGCTTGCCGGGCAGCTCGTCGCGCGCCTTGGCCTCGCCCGCGGCGACCGCGGAGGCGCAGCCCTCGTCGCTGCCGAGCAGGCAGCTGCTGATGGTCTTGGCGAACCCGACGTCGTTGCCGCCGATCTGCACCGTGACCAGCGTGGTCTCCGCGGACAACGCGCCGAGCTGGCCGGCGTTGAGGTCGTCGGTGGTGTCCCCGGAACAAGCGGCGAACTCGAACGACGCGGGGCTGTTCGCGTCCGCCAGCAGCTGCGGGTACGCCTTGGGGCCGCGCTGGCAGTCGCCGCTGTCCTCGAAGTACTCCCTGGTGCCGGTACCGGAGGCGTAGGAGTCGCCGAGCGCCGCGTAGTGCGCTTCCGCGGCGTAGGCCGGTGTGCCGATCATCGCTGTGCCGACGGCGACGGTGCTGACCGCTACGGCTGCCGCGAACCTGCGAGCAGCCCCCCGAAATTGACGCATGGAACCCTCCGCACGAAGAAATGTGGGCCGTACGGATCGATTGAACGTCGAGGCCGCGGCGCCATCGGAGATTTGGCGCATTGCCGCCGGTAACAATTAAGCGACTTTCTCGGCGACGCCCAGGAAAATGAATGGAAAGCCATTCGATCGAGGGAATCATGCGCAATTCGACTACGCTGAGTCGATCATTTTACCGGTTCGATTCAACACCTTCGGCGGTGCCCGGCGTGGACGGTCCCTGCTCCAGTTCGCGCAGCGAGCGGCCCGCCGAGTCGGGCATCCCGAGCAGCCCGATGACGGAGAACAGCACCAGCATCCCCATCATGATCGCGGACATGCCCGCCACCCCGAACGACGAGGCGATCATGAGCGGCACCAGCAGGCTCCAGAACCCCAGGAAGATCCGGGCGAACGCGAACGTGAGGCCCTGCGCGGTGGCGCGCAACATCGTGGGGAACATTTCCTGCGACCACAGCTTGTAGAACGACTCACCGGCGAACGCCGCGCCGATGCCGAACAGCGCCACGTTGGCCACCGCCACTCCGGTCCCGATCGGCAGGAACACGAAGCAGCCGAACGCCGCCACCTGCATGAGGGATCCGGCGGCGAAAACGGTCCGGCGCCGCCGCCCGTCCGCCAGCTGCATGAAGCCGAAGGCGACCGCGAGCATCGTGAGCGCGTAGTTGAGGACCTGGATCCCGACGCTCGTCGCCTGATCGGCGTTGCCGGCGCGCTGCAGGATGTACGGCAGGAACGCGCCCGCGGTTCCCGCCGCGGTGTTCCACAGCACGTAGATCGCGCCGGTGAACACCAGCGCCCGCAGGTTGTTCCCGGTGAACAGGTCGCGCAGCCGGCCGAGCGCCATCGGGTCCCCGGAGCCGCGGGCCCGCTCGCGAGCACGCACCCAATGCGCGGACTCGACCATGCTCCGGCGCAGGTACCAGGTGACCACCGCGACCACGAATAGGTGCGCGAACACGATGCGCACGCCGAGCAATCCCAGCGGTGCCAAGGCGAACGCCAGCAGCGCGGTCAACATCGGCCCGAGGCTCCAGGCGACCTGGGTCAGCCCGATCAGCTTGCCGCGGGACCGGCCGGGTGCGAACTCGGCGATCAGCGCCAGCGAAGTCGGCAGGTCGGCGCCGACCGCGAGACCCACGATGACGTAGCCGATGAACAGCATCGGCGTGTTCACCGCGAACACGATCCACAGGATGCCGAACGCGAACACCAGCAGGTCCCAGGCGTAGATCCGCTTGCGGCCGTACCGGTCACCGAGCCTGCCGCCGATCAGCGCGCCGACGGCCGCGGAGATCGCGTTGGAGCTGAACGCGGTGAGCAGGCCGACGGTGCCGGCGCCGAGCCCGAGATGGCTCTCCCACAGCGGCAGTCCGGCCGCCGCGGCGACGATCGATCCCGCGTCGATGTAGGAGGCCATCGAGGCGAGCGCGGTCCACTTCCAGATCTTCCGGCTGGGCTTGCCCGCGGTGGCGTCCGCGCTTTCGCCCGGCGCACTGCTTGCCGCGGTGTCCATCGGGTCACTTCCCGCCATTCGCCGTTGAATGCCGTCCGCCGAAACGCGTGCCGACGTGCACGTGTGAGAACTCGCCGAATCGCAGCGACGCTAGATCGGCGGCCTGCCCCGGTCAACCACCATCCGGGCACCGGCCGACACGCCCGCGCACCACTCCATTCCTTTCCGAGTGAACGGCCTGTTCGACCATTCTTCTCGGACCAGCGGTCCGTTCCCTCGGCACTGTCCGGGTTCTGATTGGGCTGATCGGGTGGCCAACGGGTGTGTCGGGCAGGTTCCTGGTGGATTGGCGGAAGCGCCGGTCACTCCGCGGATTTGGCGAGCGAGGAACGACGCACCACCAGTTCCGGCTCGTAGACGACCTGCTGGTGCACATGCTGCTCGGCGCCGGCGGTGTCGGCCAGCAGCAGCTCGGCCGCTTTGTACCCGATGCGGTGAGCGGGCTGGCGCACCGAGGTGAGCGGCACGGCAGCGGCGGAGGCGAACTCGATGTCGTCGTAGCCGACCAGCGCGATGTCCTCCGGAACCCGCACGCCCGCGGCGAACAGCGCCTGCAACAGCCCGAGCGCGAGCAGGTCGTTGGCGCAGAACACCGCCGAGGGCCGATCGGGCCTGCCGAGCAGCCGCGAACCGGCGTCGCGCCCGGAGGCCACGTCCAGCGCCGGCTCCTCGATCGTGCTCAGCAGGTCCTCGTCCAAGTCGCAGTCGCGGAATGCCTGCAACGCACCGACGTGGCGGTCCCGGCACTGCGACAGGTGCGCGGGTCCGCTGACGTAGGCGATCCGCCGATGCCCGTGATCGACGAGGTGCCGCACCGCCAGCGCTCCCCCGGCGACGTCGTCGACCGAGACCGAACAGCACCGCTCGCTGGAGATCTTCCGGTCCACCAGCACCGACGGAATCCCTTGCCGCTGCAACGAATCCAAGCTCGTGCCGTGCTCGTCGGCAGGCGTGACCAGCACGCCGCGCACGCGCTGCTCGGCGAACAGCGACAGGTACAGCGCCTCGGCGGCCGGATCCTGCGCGGAGTCGCACAGCATCACGCCGAGCTGCTGCTCCCGCGCCGCGGCTTCCACACCGCGAGCCACGTCGACGAAGAACGGGTTGCCGATGTCGAGCACCAGCAGCGCCAGCATCCGGCTGTGCCCGGCTCTGAGCTGGCGGGCGGATTCGCTGCGGACGTAGCCGAGTTCGTCGATCGCGGACTGCACCCGGCTGCGGGTGCTCACCGAAACCCGGTCGGGCCGGTTGAGCGCGTTGGACACGGTCGCCACCGAAACCCCGGCGCGCTCGGCGACGTCCTTGATGCTGACCATGCCTCCAAGGGTGCCGAATGCGGGCCGACCGCTGCGCAGCGGCCTCCACACCTCGCCAGCGCCGCAGCACCGCGCCGAGTGAACGGACCGTTCGACCAATCTAGTGGGACGAACAGTCCGTTCACTCCTTGCCGTTGGAGCGGTGGAGGCGGGGCGCGGACGGTCCGAGCGTCGCACTGCACGTACTTCCCGCCAGCGCCATGCGATGGACGCTCGCGCATAATGGCGCGTTCGTGCTGTTCGAGTTCGAGCAAGCGCGCCCACGATCCATCTTGAGCACTTCCGCGGTCCAACGTTCCTCTACGACTGGAGAACGACCGGAAATGAAGACATCGATCACCCGCTGGAAGAAGTCCACCCGCTCGGGACCGAACGACAACTGCGTAGAAATCAGCCGAACCGCCGACGGAGGTGCCGCCGTTCGCGACACCAAGGACCGCGCCGCCGGGCACTTCACCGCGAACGGTGAGCAGTGGTCGACGTTCCTGTTAGCGATCAAGGACGGCCGCTACGACCGCTGAGCGGCACAACTCCTTGCCACGCCCCGGAAGCCGCGCGCGTTTCCGGGGCGTTGTGCGTTCCGGTGCCGAACGGCTCAGACCTTCAGGCCGAGCCAGTTGGTGAAGTGCGCGATGCTGTCGGACTTGCGGCGCTCCGCGGTGGCGATGGCGCGGGCGGTTTCGCGCACCTGCGGGTGGTAGCGGGTCTGCTGCGGCGCGATGCGGCGAGCGTTGTTCAGCGCGCGCAGCGCGTTGCCGTGGTCGCCTGCCAGCACCCAGGCGCGGGCCACGTCCTGCCAGTGGTGGCCGATGCGGTTGGCCGGCATGTCATCGGGCAGTTCCAGCGCGAAGCCGTCGCGGGCCGCGCGACCCGGATCACCCGCTTCCAGCGAGACCGCGACATCGTGGATCTCGACGTTGCCCGGGCCGAAGTTGGTGTCGTAAGCGCTCGAGCAATGCCCGAGGCGCGCGCCGATCGCGCGGGCGTCGGCGATGTGCTCCCGAGCCCGGGCCACGTCGCAGTCCCGCGCCGCGATCATGGCACCGCGCAGGTGCGCCGATCCGCGCAGTGCAAGCACTTCCTCGCTTTCGGGCCGCGCCGCCAACAGGTTCAGCGAATGCCCCACGAGCTTCGCGCCGGTGTCGTAGGCCGCGCAGGACATCAGGATCAGCGCGCGGTGCTGGGCGGCGTGCGCGGCCAGCAGCGGATCGTCGCTGCGTTCGGCGGAGTTCTCCATCTGATCCACCGCCTGGGTGGCCAGCGTGATCCACCCGAACCGGTAGAGCAGTTGCGCGGTGTTGGCGTATGCCTGCGCGAGCTGGCGGTAGCCGCGTTCGCGCGCGGAGTCCGTGGTGGCCTCGCGCACCGCGCCGCCCAGCCTGCGCAATAACGCCGGGGTCAGTTCGATTCCTTGACGTGCCCGGTCGGAGTGCCGCAAACTCCTCGCCTTGGCGAGTTCGGCGGCCAGTTCCGCAGGTGGTCCCGGGTCCAGCGATGCCGCGTAGCGGCCTTCGGCGAACAGCGTGCGCAGTTCCGTCAAACCCGGTGGCACGCCACCGTCGTCGTCGAGGGTCTGCCGGTACGGCTGGCCGTAGAGCTCTTCGGGCTCGATGCCGAGTGCGCGGGCGATGGCGGCGACGAACGCGGGCGAACCGGGCTCCCTGCCCTGTTCGACGGCGCGGACCATGCTGGTGCTGTAGTTCGCGCGCTGCGCCAGCGCCTGCTGGTTGAGCCCGGCGACCTTCCGCGCCATCGCGACCCGCTCACCGAGGGCGAGTCCCTGATCCGGCCGAGCCACCGTGCTCCTTCCGTCCACGTCCGTTGCGGAACACCAGACTAGGTGACACACGTTGGTGTGGCACCCGGTGCGCGCACTGTCACAAGCCTGTCACTCCATAGTGCGGGAGAGCCGTAGATTGCGGAGAAAGCGATCACCTACCGTTACCAAGTCAGGTGATAGACGTGTCCGCATCCCGCGAATCCGGATCCGAGCCGGAAGTGCTCGGCGCCGAACCGCCCCCCGAACGAACCGTGCTCAACGTGCGCTACCGCGCCGGTGTCGTCGGCGAACGCTCCCGCGTGGTGCACGCAGCCGCCTGGACCCCGCGGGGCGTGCTGATCACCTTGTGCGGGATGCCGCTGGATCCGTCGCTGATCGAGGAATCCACCGGAATGCCGTGCATGCGCTGCGTCCGCATCGCCGCCGAACGCTCCACGCAGGACAACCCGGCCATCGACGACGGGACCTGACGCACCGCCACTTCGTGATCATCCCGAGACCGATCGCGACGCGGTTTGCGGCATCCTGAACCGCATTCACGAGGCGATCGGAGGAGCGGGGATGGACCGGCAGTGGGTTCCCGAGGACGTCGACATCAACACGCCCAGCGCGGCTCGCGTCTACGATGCGCTGCTCGGCGGCGGACACAACTTCCCCTCCGATCGGGCGTTCGCCCGCGAGGCCGAACGGGTGTATCCGGGTCTCGGCACCTCCGCCCGAGCCAACCGCGCATTCCTGCGCCGCGCCGTGCTGCACGCGCTGGACGCCGGTGTGCGGCAGTTCCTCGACCTGGGCTCCGGAATCCCGACCGTCGGCAACGTGCACGAGATCGTGCACGCGGTCGACCCCACCTGCCCGGTCGTCTACGTCGATTACGAACCCGTGGCCGTGGCGCACAGCGACCTGCTGCTCAAGGAGAATCGCCACGCGACGATCGTGGCCGCGGACGCGCGCGACGCGCAGCACGTGCTCGCACATCCCGAAACGACGCGGCTGCTGAACTTCGACGAGCCGGTGATGGTGCTGATGCTGGCGCTGCTGCACTTCATCCCGGACGAGGACCGGCCTGCCGACATCGTCGCCAGCTACCGCGAACCGCTGGCTGCCGGCAGCATGATCGCGATCACCAGCGCCGCCAACGACGCGCGGCAGGACGAGCTCGCCGAGCTGACGAAGCTGTTCGCCAGCAGCAGCAACCCGGCCGTGCCGCGGCCGAAGGCGTGGATCGCCGAGCAGTTCGGCGACTTCGAGCTGGTCGAGCCGGGCGCGCAGCTGGTCGGCGACTGGCGTCCCGACGAGGGGCTGGACGACGAGCAGCAGGACCACATCGTCTTCGGCGGTGTCGGAGTGCGGCGCTGAGCACGCCGCGGTCGGCACCGACGCGCGCTGGTTCGCACCGTTTTCCGCGCCGGATTCCGCGCGTGCAGGCGCTGACTCCCCTTGCAGGCGGAAATGCCAACGCCGCTGGTCAGCGTGAGTGCGGCACGGAAATCGTCGGCATTCCCACATTTCCCGTGCCGCAGCCGGTCTAGCGACGGCTGCGGCGGAATGCGAACATCCCGCGAATCGATCGACGGAAAGGCGGTTCAGCCGTGCAGGTTCTCTGGGGTGCCGGCGGCATGGTGGTGCTGCTGCTGGTCGCGTTCGCGCTCTCGACCGACCGCCGGGCGATCCGGCCGCGCACCGTGTTCGGCGCGCTGGCCATCCAGCTCGTGTTCGCGTTCGCGGTGCTGCGCTGGGAAACCGGCAAGCAGGTGCTCAGCACCGTCTCGGCGGGCGTGCAGCGGGTGATCGACTCCTCGAAGGAGGGCATCGACTTCCTGCTCGGACCGGTGATGCCCACCGACGGCAGCACCGTGGTCGCGTTCCAAGTGCTGCCGCTGATCATCTTCATCGCTTCGCTGTCCGCGGTGCTCTACCACTTGAACATCCTGCAGTGGGCGGTGCGGATCGTCGGCGGGG from Saccharopolyspora sp. SCSIO 74807 encodes:
- a CDS encoding LacI family DNA-binding transcriptional regulator, encoding MVSIKDVAERAGVSVATVSNALNRPDRVSVSTRSRVQSAIDELGYVRSESARQLRAGHSRMLALLVLDIGNPFFVDVARGVEAAAREQQLGVMLCDSAQDPAAEALYLSLFAEQRVRGVLVTPADEHGTSLDSLQRQGIPSVLVDRKISSERCCSVSVDDVAGGALAVRHLVDHGHRRIAYVSGPAHLSQCRDRHVGALQAFRDCDLDEDLLSTIEEPALDVASGRDAGSRLLGRPDRPSAVFCANDLLALGLLQALFAAGVRVPEDIALVGYDDIEFASAAAVPLTSVRQPAHRIGYKAAELLLADTAGAEQHVHQQVVYEPELVVRRSSLAKSAE
- a CDS encoding SGNH/GDSL hydrolase family protein codes for the protein MRQFRGAARRFAAAVAVSTVAVGTAMIGTPAYAAEAHYAALGDSYASGTGTREYFEDSGDCQRGPKAYPQLLADANSPASFEFAACSGDTTDDLNAGQLGALSAETTLVTVQIGGNDVGFAKTISSCLLGSDEGCASAVAAGEAKARDELPGKLKTTYDNIRAAAPNAEVVVVGYPHVNELGDCDIPGYTEAKRKSINAGSDVLAEVISAQAESAGFSYADPRENFAGHGVCGGSEWINGPSSPLTESFHPNVAGHAEGYLPTVQSITG
- a CDS encoding helix-turn-helix domain-containing protein; translated protein: MARPDQGLALGERVAMARKVAGLNQQALAQRANYSTSMVRAVEQGREPGSPAFVAAIARALGIEPEELYGQPYRQTLDDDGGVPPGLTELRTLFAEGRYAASLDPGPPAELAAELAKARSLRHSDRARQGIELTPALLRRLGGAVREATTDSARERGYRQLAQAYANTAQLLYRFGWITLATQAVDQMENSAERSDDPLLAAHAAQHRALILMSCAAYDTGAKLVGHSLNLLAARPESEEVLALRGSAHLRGAMIAARDCDVARAREHIADARAIGARLGHCSSAYDTNFGPGNVEIHDVAVSLEAGDPGRAARDGFALELPDDMPANRIGHHWQDVARAWVLAGDHGNALRALNNARRIAPQQTRYHPQVRETARAIATAERRKSDSIAHFTNWLGLKV
- a CDS encoding DUF397 domain-containing protein — its product is MKTSITRWKKSTRSGPNDNCVEISRTADGGAAVRDTKDRAAGHFTANGEQWSTFLLAIKDGRYDR
- a CDS encoding SAM-dependent methyltransferase — its product is MDRQWVPEDVDINTPSAARVYDALLGGGHNFPSDRAFAREAERVYPGLGTSARANRAFLRRAVLHALDAGVRQFLDLGSGIPTVGNVHEIVHAVDPTCPVVYVDYEPVAVAHSDLLLKENRHATIVAADARDAQHVLAHPETTRLLNFDEPVMVLMLALLHFIPDEDRPADIVASYREPLAAGSMIAITSAANDARQDELAELTKLFASSSNPAVPRPKAWIAEQFGDFELVEPGAQLVGDWRPDEGLDDEQQDHIVFGGVGVRR
- a CDS encoding MFS transporter; protein product: MDTAASSAPGESADATAGKPSRKIWKWTALASMASYIDAGSIVAAAAGLPLWESHLGLGAGTVGLLTAFSSNAISAAVGALIGGRLGDRYGRKRIYAWDLLVFAFGILWIVFAVNTPMLFIGYVIVGLAVGADLPTSLALIAEFAPGRSRGKLIGLTQVAWSLGPMLTALLAFALAPLGLLGVRIVFAHLFVVAVVTWYLRRSMVESAHWVRARERARGSGDPMALGRLRDLFTGNNLRALVFTGAIYVLWNTAAGTAGAFLPYILQRAGNADQATSVGIQVLNYALTMLAVAFGFMQLADGRRRRTVFAAGSLMQVAAFGCFVFLPIGTGVAVANVALFGIGAAFAGESFYKLWSQEMFPTMLRATAQGLTFAFARIFLGFWSLLVPLMIASSFGVAGMSAIMMGMLVLFSVIGLLGMPDSAGRSLRELEQGPSTPGTAEGVESNR
- a CDS encoding LLM class flavin-dependent oxidoreductase, which produces MSLTFHWFLPTYGDSRYLVGGGHGVATHTAAGSRPATLGYLGQIARSAEQLGFEGALTPTGAWCEDAWLTTAMLAEVTERLKFLVAFRPGLLSPTLGAQMAATYQRHSGKRLLLNVVTGGESHEQRAYGDFLDKEGRYQRCDEFLEVVHRLWRGERVDFSGAHVHVEGAELTRTPDPVPDVYFGGSSAAAGTVASKHSDVYLTWGEPPAKVSEKIEWIRGLSAAQGRKPRFGIRLHVISRDTSEQAWAEAERLVGALDRDTINKVQAGLNRSESEGQRRMLDLHGGSASDLEIYPNLWAGVGLVRGGAGTALVGSHAEVAERIEEFHALGLDEFILSGHPHLEEAYWFGEGVLPILQRKGLWQHPAGVSGETAGQSIPFAGSPEPAPAS
- a CDS encoding acyl-CoA desaturase, with amino-acid sequence MSGQRSSAAHFAVYIFVLVPFLALLAAVPLLWGWGLTWWDLGLAGGFYVITILGVTVGFHRYFTHGAFRAKRWLRIALAVAGSMSVQGPVMHWVADHRRHHAFSDREGDPHSPWAFGTSPVALARGFWHAHMGWLFERDLTNRERFAPDLMNDRDIRLVHRLFGPLTLATLLLPAVIGGVVTGSWWGAWTAFFWAGLVRVAFLHHVTWSVNSICHIIGERPFRSRDKAANFWPLALLSMGESWHNLHHADPTCARHGVRRGQLDISARVIWLFEKLGWASHVKWPTPRRVARLRRGAAD
- a CDS encoding DnaJ domain-containing protein yields the protein MRGVDYYELLGVDRSASAAEIKTAYRTLARTMHPDVGGTAGTFRMLQLAYETLTDPVRRADYDGETTAEPEPEPADPAPAQGRRAASRRWVYRPGRRDFGDDPQFTPPAVDLRPGDVPWWHEVDPAERVRYVPVTAPDRTATMALAGGWVLLALAGLLVGLSGVVLALWLSVLVATGVVVLVLLRRLLESRRTDRLFDADFCGVVFGGTAEEEVAADEAVKRHSAELFADHLTRLPGARIFHGLAWPGSVFADVDHAVLCGRRLVLVDSKRWLPGHYEVDDDGTVYRNGHLFRGGTTRLAEGVAAFEALLPEVEVRGVLLLYPNRAGEITIGDPDADAVLETSTPEDFVCDLGEWLADDPATVDREAFSTLLAQVVTH
- the ssuE gene encoding NADPH-dependent FMN reductase, which translates into the protein MSTVLVISGSPSKTSKTERVADHLARRLTAEGRPAQHLRLRTLPAEALLSADTSDPEIAEAVEQLRRADGVVLATPTYKAAYSGLLKVFLDLLPQFGFGGKAVLPLATGGSVAHVLALDYALRPVVSSLGARHVVQSFFLIDKHLTVTGDDLTIHEESAGPLDDVLEQFHKALDGVPHDSVLGRSA